A genome region from Chloroflexota bacterium includes the following:
- a CDS encoding response regulator has translation MTMVGKKVLVVDDDPDILDAISMILEAQGCNVVFARDGSECLEKLASEKPDLMILDLLMPKVDGFAVYKELHSPKWSEYRDMPVLILSSVREESSRRRYELETGQVLKPDEYLEKPILPRVLLDCVEKLLKRKQRV, from the coding sequence ATGACGATGGTAGGTAAGAAGGTTCTGGTAGTTGATGATGACCCTGATATTCTAGATGCGATAAGCATGATTTTAGAGGCTCAGGGCTGCAATGTGGTCTTCGCCCGTGACGGTTCGGAGTGTCTGGAAAAGCTTGCCTCGGAGAAACCTGACTTAATGATACTTGATCTTTTAATGCCTAAGGTGGATGGTTTTGCCGTTTACAAAGAGCTCCATTCTCCCAAGTGGTCTGAGTATCGCGATATGCCAGTCCTTATTTTAAGCTCGGTGCGGGAGGAGTCCAGCCGCCGTCGTTATGAGCTGGAAACCGGCCAAGTGCTTAAACCAGATGAGTACTTAGAGAAACCGATATTGCCACGGGTTTTACTAGATTGTGTCGAAAAGCTACTTAAACGAAAGCAACGAGTCTAG
- a CDS encoding 50S ribosomal protein L1 produces MVFRGKKYKEATKLLDRENAYAPREAVELAKKAAFAGFDETVELHLRMGVDPRSADQQVRGIALLPNGLGKKVRILVFAQGEAARAAEEAGADYVGSDDIVKKIEDGWLDFDVGIATPDMMGKVGKLGKILGRRGLMPNPKSGTVVVGEDVPRAIAEARKGRVEFRLDRTAIIHVPIGKASFEETKLLENLTALVEAVMKAKPGGAKGQYIKSAFLTTTMGPGIRLDLRPLIS; encoded by the coding sequence ATGGTATTTCGAGGGAAAAAATATAAAGAAGCAACTAAACTCCTTGATAGAGAGAACGCATATGCGCCTCGTGAGGCTGTTGAACTGGCTAAAAAAGCTGCCTTTGCTGGCTTTGATGAGACAGTCGAGCTGCACTTGAGGATGGGTGTCGACCCTAGAAGTGCTGACCAGCAGGTGCGAGGCATAGCCCTTCTACCTAATGGTTTAGGTAAGAAGGTTCGGATTCTCGTCTTTGCCCAGGGTGAAGCAGCTAGAGCTGCTGAAGAGGCTGGGGCTGATTACGTTGGCAGCGATGACATTGTTAAGAAGATTGAAGATGGCTGGCTTGACTTTGATGTGGGTATAGCCACTCCGGATATGATGGGGAAAGTTGGAAAGCTGGGTAAAATACTGGGGCGTAGAGGATTAATGCCCAATCCTAAGTCAGGTACAGTTGTGGTTGGAGAAGATGTGCCTAGGGCTATTGCCGAAGCTCGCAAAGGTCGGGTGGAATTTCGGCTGGACAGGACAGCGATTATTCATGTGCCCATCGGAAAGGCGAGCTTTGAAGAAACTAAGCTTCTAGAAAACCTAACCGCGCTGGTGGAAGCTGTAATGAAGGCTAAACCTGGGGGGGCCAAGGGGCAATACATTAAAAGTGCTTTCCTGACAACTACCATGGGGCCCGGTATTAGACTTGACCTGAGGCCTCTGATATCGTGA
- a CDS encoding cyclic nucleotide-binding domain-containing protein — translation MDIMQLLKRCEVFIGLDDSDLQKIASLPSWRRNTYSAGESVFRENDVAKDFHILEEGEIRLVVASRKGRGTREPVRVSVDTVTKGDVFGWSSLVAPHSRNMSAICIKRSTVVAVSGTELNQLMDCNHSLGYEIMKSLVRVIARRLRDLQGKLVGKEKLPPRKEIHPE, via the coding sequence ATGGATATCATGCAATTACTCAAGCGGTGTGAGGTGTTCATCGGTCTCGATGACAGCGATCTACAAAAAATAGCTAGTCTGCCCTCATGGCGAAGGAACACCTATAGCGCAGGCGAGTCCGTATTCCGCGAGAACGATGTAGCCAAAGATTTCCACATTCTAGAGGAAGGGGAGATAAGACTAGTAGTGGCATCGCGCAAAGGACGAGGGACAAGGGAACCAGTAAGAGTTTCTGTTGATACCGTAACTAAAGGGGATGTTTTCGGCTGGTCATCATTGGTAGCTCCTCATTCTCGAAATATGTCAGCAATTTGTATCAAGCGCTCTACTGTGGTAGCGGTATCAGGCACTGAGCTTAACCAACTGATGGATTGCAACCATTCACTTGGCTACGAGATAATGAAAAGTCTGGTAAGAGTTATCGCTAGAAGGCTAAGAGACCTACAAGGTAAACTGGTCGGCAAAGAAAAACTGCCACCACGAAAAGAAATACACCCAGAGTAA
- a CDS encoding HAMP domain-containing histidine kinase: MEAEQCYKVLYDIAQKLNSKLAPEEVLRTIVESIRDAADVKGCSLMLLTPDRQELIHSVACGLSNWYVRKGPVRVDAAIAQALDGKPVAVLDATTDTRVQYKEQAKKEGVVSMLSLPLTRRGQVIGIVRIYTSELRRFSDQEIDFFSVLANLGAVALERAELLEEEKRQFLRFVSIAAHDLKAPLAAIQTFLGVILDGLAGDLNEKQRHMMQRASQRINELLNLISNLLDIPRIELGQLVQEMTEVSLAQVIDSFIEEGSSLAEQKGLRFSAHIQPNLSCVYGAPIRLKQVITNLVNNAINYTDEGEVVMRVMETDSEILVEVADTGCGIPPDDIPRLFKDFFRGSNAGPKGTGLGLSISRRIVEAHGGKIWAESPCAETGKGSKFCFTLPRKAKVAA, encoded by the coding sequence ATGGAAGCAGAACAATGCTATAAAGTACTCTATGATATAGCACAGAAACTTAACTCCAAATTGGCACCCGAAGAGGTGCTGCGAACTATTGTGGAGAGCATCCGTGATGCCGCAGACGTTAAAGGATGCTCGTTAATGTTGCTAACCCCAGACCGTCAAGAATTAATACATAGCGTAGCTTGTGGGCTGAGTAATTGGTATGTACGAAAAGGGCCGGTAAGAGTAGATGCGGCTATAGCACAGGCTCTTGATGGTAAACCGGTGGCAGTCCTTGATGCTACCACTGATACGCGGGTTCAGTACAAGGAACAGGCAAAAAAGGAGGGTGTGGTGTCTATGCTTTCCCTGCCTCTTACGCGGCGTGGGCAGGTCATTGGTATTGTACGTATTTATACTTCGGAGCTGCGCCGGTTTTCTGACCAAGAGATAGATTTCTTTAGTGTCCTGGCTAATCTAGGGGCTGTTGCCTTGGAGAGAGCAGAGTTGCTAGAAGAAGAAAAAAGGCAGTTTCTTCGCTTTGTCAGCATTGCCGCCCATGACTTGAAAGCTCCTCTTGCTGCCATACAGACTTTCTTGGGAGTGATACTGGATGGTCTTGCTGGGGATTTGAACGAGAAGCAAAGACACATGATGCAAAGAGCCAGCCAGAGAATTAATGAACTTCTCAATCTTATAAGCAATCTGCTGGATATTCCTCGCATTGAGCTGGGCCAGTTAGTTCAGGAGATGACGGAGGTATCGCTGGCTCAAGTGATAGATAGCTTTATTGAAGAAGGCTCCAGCCTAGCGGAGCAGAAGGGGCTAAGATTCTCGGCGCATATACAGCCAAATCTGTCTTGTGTATATGGTGCGCCTATCAGGCTGAAGCAAGTGATAACCAATCTGGTGAATAATGCCATTAACTATACTGACGAAGGTGAAGTGGTTATGAGGGTGATGGAGACAGACAGCGAGATTTTGGTGGAGGTGGCCGATACGGGCTGTGGCATTCCTCCTGATGACATACCAAGGCTATTTAAAGACTTCTTCCGTGGCAGCAACGCTGGGCCTAAAGGGACAGGCTTAGGCTTATCTATCTCGAGGAGAATTGTAGAAGCTCATGGTGGCAAGATATGGGCTGAAAGTCCCTGTGCTGAAACCGGCAAAGGCAGCAAGTTCTGCTTTACGCTCCCCAGAAAAGCGAAAGTAGCTGCATAA
- a CDS encoding response regulator, protein MKSKTKILLVDDDKDFVEATKLVLESKPYEVVVACNGDEGLAKARQEKPDLIILDIIMPVKDGFSAAEQLKKDSELKKIPVIMLTSFSEKGGETSLSVSQGFTLDTEDYVDKPVSPQELLQRVERLLKK, encoded by the coding sequence ATGAAAAGCAAAACCAAGATTCTTCTTGTTGATGATGACAAAGACTTTGTGGAAGCGACTAAGCTTGTCTTAGAGAGTAAGCCTTATGAAGTGGTAGTTGCTTGCAATGGTGATGAGGGGTTGGCGAAGGCGAGGCAAGAAAAGCCCGATTTGATCATCTTGGACATAATAATGCCAGTCAAGGACGGGTTTAGTGCTGCAGAACAGCTTAAGAAAGACTCTGAGCTTAAAAAGATACCTGTTATAATGTTGACAAGCTTCTCAGAAAAAGGCGGGGAGACTTCTCTTAGTGTCAGTCAAGGATTCACTTTGGATACCGAGGACTATGTGGACAAGCCGGTATCTCCTCAGGAGTTGTTGCAAAGGGTGGAGCGGTTACTTAAAAAGTAA
- a CDS encoding 50S ribosomal protein L10, which yields MLKEKKEQMIDELAGSLSRCTIAVATDYRGLTAKEMVQLRRRLTELGIEYRVIKNTLTLFAAERAGKKQLGALLTGPVAIAFGYDDVIKPAQVLREHIRSTGSVLKIKGGILGDRLLTAEDIANLATIPPKDVLVARLVGQLQAPLQALHNVLSAPLRGLLNVMQARVQQVEGG from the coding sequence ATGTTGAAAGAAAAAAAAGAACAGATGATAGATGAGCTGGCTGGAAGCTTGTCTCGGTGCACCATTGCTGTGGCCACTGATTATCGTGGGCTTACGGCAAAGGAAATGGTGCAGTTGCGTCGGCGTTTAACCGAGCTGGGTATAGAGTATAGAGTGATAAAAAACACCCTTACGCTGTTTGCCGCCGAGAGAGCTGGCAAAAAGCAGCTAGGAGCATTGCTAACTGGACCCGTGGCTATAGCTTTTGGCTACGATGATGTGATTAAGCCAGCTCAGGTTTTGAGAGAGCATATTCGCTCTACAGGCTCGGTGCTGAAAATCAAAGGTGGCATTCTTGGTGATAGGCTGCTTACCGCCGAGGATATCGCTAATCTGGCTACTATACCGCCCAAGGATGTTCTAGTTGCAAGGCTGGTGGGACAGTTACAAGCCCCGCTGCAAGCTTTACATAACGTTTTAAGTGCACCTTTGCGTGGTCTTTTGAATGTGATGCAAGCAAGAGTTCAACAAGTTGAAGGAGGATGA
- a CDS encoding formate dehydrogenase subunit alpha: MNLEAITITLNGREVSGQPGMTILDLARESGVAVPTLCHDSHLDPIGACRICIVEDERSGALMASCVTPIAPGMVIHTESPRVQERRKTIIKLMLASHPDSCLVCDKGNRCQLRKVASDMGVGLVEFQRIPQLAVIEEVNPFVERDLSKCILCAKCIRACQELVGEGAIDYLGRGFVSKPATLGDLPLENSECTFCGTCVALCPTGAIMEKDRKYTGTTTTTIGTVCPFCGCGCGVCLEIKDNRLVRARPDENNPLNRDTLCVKGSYGCDFVHSPDRLTSPMVKVNGNFEVVSWEEALGVVAGAFKRIKEAHGPNSLAILGSSKCTNEENYLLQRFTRCVLGTNNIDNGSRLYNSASYEGLWETIGCRGTTNSLDDLEQAQVILIIGADPTSSAPLVGYAIKRAVKRKGAKLLLINLQWTKLASWAHLWLRPKVGTELALINGMAKVIIDENLLDREYVDGKTSGFETLADGLREYTPEYVEEVTGITGEEIHQAARLFAKASKACIVYGDGITQYVNGASSVAALANLAMLTGNIGDGEGGIYALQRENNARGANDMGTLPDFLPGYQSFEDVQVRRNFEARWGCQLPTDSGISALEIINGAEAGKIRGMYIVGENPAVSFPNSNLVRQALESLDLLVVQDIFVTETAKLAKVILPAASFAEKEGTFTNFDGTVQRVRKALEPAGGSLPDWEIILRLASGMSSSMPYSSPREVMSEIAELVPLYRGVDYAKLDIKSYRLGKGQTTSGHGKFSSVKYIPQPSPGDEYPFTLLAGTTLYQFGTNSRSSRSSRLRKFLPGAFVEISRADAKRLKVEDGDKVKIVSPVGELAAEVKVTDTLNKGTVFMPGSFPESPVNGLFDIVLDPQTKAPALKTCHVRLERIESHG; this comes from the coding sequence GTGAATTTGGAGGCGATCACTATCACGCTCAATGGACGAGAGGTAAGTGGTCAGCCCGGGATGACCATCTTGGATTTGGCCCGAGAGTCCGGTGTGGCCGTTCCCACTCTTTGTCATGATTCTCACCTAGACCCGATTGGTGCTTGCCGCATTTGTATAGTGGAAGATGAGAGATCGGGAGCACTGATGGCATCTTGCGTCACTCCGATAGCACCGGGGATGGTCATTCACACTGAGTCCCCACGAGTACAAGAACGCCGAAAAACTATAATCAAGCTCATGCTGGCTAGCCATCCTGATTCCTGCCTGGTATGCGATAAAGGCAACCGTTGTCAATTGCGCAAGGTAGCATCAGACATGGGTGTGGGTCTGGTAGAGTTCCAGAGGATTCCTCAACTGGCTGTCATCGAGGAAGTGAACCCCTTCGTTGAGAGAGATTTGAGCAAATGCATCCTTTGCGCCAAGTGCATCAGGGCGTGTCAGGAATTGGTTGGCGAAGGTGCTATTGACTATCTCGGTCGAGGATTTGTCTCCAAACCAGCAACGCTTGGTGATCTGCCATTAGAGAACTCCGAATGCACTTTCTGCGGAACGTGTGTGGCATTATGTCCCACCGGTGCCATAATGGAAAAGGACAGAAAGTATACAGGGACAACTACGACAACTATTGGTACAGTCTGTCCATTTTGTGGCTGTGGCTGTGGGGTTTGTTTGGAAATAAAGGACAATCGTTTGGTACGAGCCAGACCCGATGAAAATAATCCGTTGAACCGTGACACCCTTTGCGTCAAGGGAAGCTATGGCTGTGATTTTGTGCATAGTCCAGACAGATTGACCAGCCCCATGGTCAAAGTAAATGGTAATTTTGAGGTGGTGTCATGGGAAGAGGCTTTGGGTGTAGTGGCTGGTGCATTTAAGCGAATAAAGGAGGCTCATGGTCCCAACAGCTTGGCTATTTTAGGCTCTTCTAAGTGTACTAATGAGGAGAACTACTTGTTGCAGCGGTTTACCAGGTGTGTTTTGGGTACAAATAATATTGACAACGGTAGTCGACTCTACAATTCTGCCAGTTACGAAGGTTTGTGGGAGACTATTGGCTGTCGTGGTACCACGAATTCTCTTGATGACCTTGAGCAGGCACAAGTGATACTGATCATCGGTGCTGATCCAACTTCCTCGGCTCCATTAGTAGGATATGCCATTAAGCGTGCTGTTAAGCGTAAGGGTGCCAAGCTGCTGTTGATAAATCTCCAGTGGACAAAGCTCGCCTCTTGGGCACATCTCTGGTTAAGACCAAAAGTTGGTACGGAGTTAGCTCTTATAAATGGCATGGCGAAGGTAATCATAGATGAAAACCTGCTGGATAGAGAGTATGTGGATGGCAAGACAAGCGGTTTTGAGACATTGGCTGATGGTTTAAGGGAATATACGCCAGAGTATGTAGAAGAGGTTACTGGTATCACAGGCGAGGAAATACACCAGGCTGCTAGACTCTTTGCCAAGGCGAGCAAGGCCTGCATTGTTTATGGTGATGGTATTACTCAGTATGTCAATGGAGCAAGCAGTGTAGCCGCCTTGGCGAATTTAGCGATGTTGACCGGAAACATTGGGGATGGAGAGGGTGGCATCTATGCGCTGCAAAGAGAAAATAATGCGCGGGGTGCCAATGACATGGGAACCTTACCCGACTTTTTACCTGGCTATCAGAGTTTTGAGGATGTTCAAGTCAGGAGGAATTTTGAAGCTCGTTGGGGGTGCCAACTGCCTACTGATTCAGGGATATCGGCTCTTGAGATAATAAACGGAGCAGAAGCAGGCAAAATAAGAGGCATGTATATTGTGGGTGAAAACCCGGCAGTGAGTTTCCCGAATTCAAATCTTGTTAGACAGGCATTGGAATCACTCGATTTATTGGTGGTGCAGGATATATTTGTCACTGAGACGGCGAAACTGGCAAAAGTAATCTTGCCAGCTGCGAGTTTTGCTGAAAAGGAAGGCACGTTTACCAATTTTGATGGTACGGTGCAGAGGGTGAGAAAGGCTTTGGAGCCGGCTGGGGGCAGTCTGCCTGATTGGGAGATAATACTTCGATTAGCCAGCGGGATGAGTTCCTCGATGCCGTATTCTTCACCCCGAGAGGTTATGAGTGAGATTGCAGAATTGGTTCCTTTATATCGAGGTGTGGACTATGCCAAGCTGGACATTAAAAGCTATCGCCTTGGCAAAGGTCAAACTACAAGCGGGCACGGAAAGTTTTCTTCTGTTAAGTATATCCCACAGCCAAGTCCAGGAGATGAGTATCCTTTTACTCTTTTAGCTGGAACCACGCTTTATCAGTTCGGTACCAACTCTAGAAGCTCAAGGTCTTCACGGTTGAGGAAATTCTTGCCGGGGGCTTTTGTGGAGATTAGCAGAGCTGATGCTAAAAGACTCAAAGTCGAAGACGGTGATAAGGTCAAGATAGTATCACCTGTTGGCGAGTTGGCGGCTGAGGTAAAAGTTACTGACACACTCAATAAAGGGACGGTCTTTATGCCCGGGTCGTTTCCAGAGAGCCCGGTCAATGGGCTATTTGACATTGTTTTAGACCCTCAGACGAAGGCCCCGGCTCTCAAAACGTGTCACGTAAGACTGGAAAGGATTGAAAGCCATGGCTAA
- the nuoE gene encoding NADH-quinone oxidoreductase subunit NuoE: MANLETKPEINLARIDELIAEYIGQRWALIPLLQKIQEEFGYIPPEATQPVARALGLFPVQVQGVISFYAQLYTKPQGRKVVRVCRGTACHVRGGKTILKLVKQQLGLEEGETTPDYEYTLETVACIGVCALAPNIVIGTTTCGHMNPKKVAQLFGERKGTE, encoded by the coding sequence ATGGCTAATCTGGAAACAAAACCTGAGATTAACTTGGCACGAATAGATGAGCTTATAGCTGAGTATATCGGTCAAAGGTGGGCATTGATCCCGCTCCTTCAGAAAATACAGGAAGAGTTTGGATATATCCCTCCTGAGGCGACACAACCAGTAGCTAGAGCCTTAGGCCTATTTCCTGTGCAAGTGCAAGGGGTAATCTCCTTTTATGCACAGTTGTATACAAAACCGCAGGGGAGAAAGGTTGTCAGGGTGTGTCGGGGAACTGCCTGCCATGTTCGGGGTGGGAAGACGATATTGAAATTGGTGAAACAACAGCTGGGGCTTGAGGAAGGGGAGACCACGCCTGATTACGAATATACATTAGAGACGGTTGCTTGCATAGGGGTCTGTGCCCTGGCACCCAACATAGTTATTGGCACGACAACCTGTGGGCATATGAATCCCAAAAAAGTAGCGCAGTTATTTGGTGAGAGAAAGGGCACGGAATAA
- a CDS encoding TIGR04076 family protein, which yields MAEVEFYEVTAEVISQKGTCTLGHKAGDKFLIADKTPPGMCAWAFYTLFPFISALQFGGSFPWEEDRDKATVACPDPANPVVFELKRLRK from the coding sequence ATGGCTGAAGTGGAATTCTACGAAGTGACTGCTGAGGTAATATCTCAAAAAGGCACCTGCACTTTGGGTCACAAGGCTGGTGACAAGTTTCTCATTGCGGATAAGACTCCACCTGGCATGTGCGCCTGGGCGTTTTACACGCTTTTCCCTTTTATTTCAGCTCTGCAGTTTGGTGGCTCTTTCCCGTGGGAAGAGGACCGAGATAAGGCTACAGTCGCTTGCCCAGACCCGGCAAATCCCGTCGTTTTCGAGTTGAAGCGTTTGCGGAAATAG
- a CDS encoding hydrogenase has product MADQKTVFVCQGTGCVSGGSDAVYDVLKVEVARHKLAGVEVDFTGCHGFCEQGPNVVIEPEGIFYTRVEPSDAPEIVSSHLKNGKPVERLFYRDPVTGQSIPYYSEINFYKKQQRVILRNCGHINPENIHHYIASGGYRALRKVLLIAPEDVIEEIKKSGLRGRGGAGFPTGRKWEFCRNSPGDTKYVICNADEGDPGAFMDRSILEADPHSVIEGLTIAGYAIGAREGYIYARAEYPLAVKRFRIALEQAKKRGFLGDNILGSHFSFMIHVKEGAGAFVCGEETALLASIESRRGMPRPRPPFPAQSGLDGKPSNINNVKTLAAVPVIIDKGAEWFASLGTEKSKGTAVFALTGKIANSGLVEVPMGTPLATVIFDIGGGIPRGKRFKAVQTGGPSGGCIPTRFIDTPVDYDSLAQLGSIMGSGGMVVMDEATCMVEVARYFLSFTQDESCGKCVPCRLGTRQMLEILTRITQGKGRDADMDTLLNIARTVKECSLCGLGQTCPNPVLTTINYFQDEYETHIKEKKCPAAVCDSLMISPCQHTCPVGINVPKYVAHITVGEYLESVETIRDRNPFPAICGRICHHPCEGRCRRGELDESVAIRSLKRFAADWYFDHISELPPPEPFPRTKRQKVAVVGAGPTGLSCAYYLAQMGYGVTAFEALPVGGGMLSVAIPEFRLPRRVIQQEIDYIAKRGVDIRYDMPIGVTYTVDDLLKKDGYSAVFIAAGAQRSQRIGIPGELEDVEGFHYGLRFLRDVKVGKQVRVGQKVAVIGGGNVALDAARTALRLGADEVNIFYRRSREEMPVTEVEYDEAVAEGVGINFLISPTRIASDNWKVTGLQCSRMQLGEMDASGRRRPVPIPGSEFFAEADTVIAAVGQAPDLSFLPPDSALERTRWETLAVDSNTLSTNVPGVFAGGDFVTGPGMVIDAIAAGRRGALAIDKYLKADITRVEMYDLKTEVIVEAATKVEEETWEAQPRLEVPTLPTEERKHSFEEIELSFSEEKAKQEAKRCLRCDLER; this is encoded by the coding sequence ATGGCAGACCAGAAGACGGTTTTTGTTTGCCAGGGTACAGGATGTGTTTCAGGAGGCTCTGATGCTGTTTATGACGTGCTTAAGGTGGAAGTAGCACGACATAAACTAGCTGGTGTTGAAGTAGATTTCACCGGTTGTCATGGCTTCTGTGAGCAAGGCCCTAATGTGGTCATTGAACCGGAGGGCATTTTCTACACTCGTGTGGAGCCAAGTGATGCACCAGAGATTGTTAGCTCCCATCTAAAAAATGGCAAGCCAGTAGAGCGCCTCTTCTATCGTGACCCGGTTACTGGCCAAAGCATCCCATACTATTCGGAGATAAACTTTTATAAGAAACAGCAGCGTGTCATTCTGCGCAATTGTGGGCACATCAATCCTGAGAATATCCACCACTACATAGCCAGTGGAGGCTATAGAGCGCTCAGAAAGGTTCTCCTGATAGCGCCTGAAGATGTCATTGAGGAAATCAAGAAGTCCGGGCTGCGTGGTCGGGGTGGGGCTGGTTTTCCTACGGGCCGCAAGTGGGAGTTTTGTCGCAACTCACCCGGCGACACGAAGTATGTCATCTGTAATGCTGATGAAGGTGACCCCGGTGCCTTTATGGACCGCTCTATCCTGGAAGCTGACCCCCATTCTGTTATAGAGGGCTTAACGATTGCGGGATATGCTATAGGTGCCAGAGAGGGCTACATATACGCCCGTGCTGAATACCCACTGGCGGTGAAGCGATTTCGTATTGCGTTAGAGCAAGCCAAGAAGAGAGGTTTTCTGGGTGATAATATCCTTGGTTCGCACTTTTCTTTCATGATTCATGTCAAGGAAGGCGCTGGTGCCTTTGTCTGTGGTGAGGAGACAGCGCTGCTTGCTTCTATTGAAAGCAGGCGGGGCATGCCTCGTCCTCGTCCGCCATTCCCGGCGCAATCAGGCTTGGATGGCAAGCCCAGCAATATCAATAATGTGAAAACCTTGGCCGCAGTCCCCGTCATCATTGACAAGGGGGCAGAGTGGTTTGCCAGCTTAGGCACCGAGAAGAGCAAAGGGACTGCTGTCTTCGCTCTCACCGGTAAGATTGCCAATAGCGGTCTGGTGGAAGTGCCGATGGGTACTCCGCTGGCCACTGTTATCTTCGATATTGGCGGAGGTATCCCTCGTGGCAAGCGGTTTAAAGCAGTGCAGACGGGTGGTCCGTCAGGTGGGTGTATTCCCACCCGGTTTATAGATACCCCAGTGGACTATGACTCTCTGGCTCAACTGGGCTCCATTATGGGTTCTGGTGGTATGGTGGTTATGGATGAAGCTACCTGCATGGTTGAGGTGGCTAGATATTTCTTGAGTTTTACCCAGGATGAGTCCTGTGGGAAATGCGTCCCTTGCCGCTTGGGAACAAGACAGATGCTGGAAATCTTGACCCGAATAACTCAAGGGAAAGGCCGCGATGCAGACATGGACACTCTGCTTAATATAGCCAGGACAGTCAAAGAGTGTTCATTGTGTGGCTTGGGTCAGACATGTCCCAATCCTGTGCTGACGACAATTAATTACTTCCAAGATGAGTATGAGACTCATATAAAGGAGAAGAAGTGCCCTGCTGCTGTCTGTGACTCCTTGATGATATCGCCGTGCCAGCATACCTGTCCGGTGGGGATTAACGTTCCTAAATATGTGGCGCATATCACTGTCGGGGAATATCTGGAGTCCGTTGAGACAATCAGAGACCGAAACCCGTTTCCAGCTATATGCGGGCGCATCTGTCATCATCCCTGTGAAGGCAGATGCCGGCGTGGGGAATTGGATGAATCTGTAGCTATCAGGTCGCTCAAACGTTTTGCTGCTGATTGGTATTTTGACCATATATCTGAGTTGCCTCCGCCAGAGCCCTTCCCCAGAACTAAACGTCAGAAGGTGGCAGTGGTGGGTGCAGGCCCCACTGGACTCAGTTGTGCCTACTACTTAGCTCAGATGGGTTACGGAGTTACCGCCTTTGAGGCTCTACCTGTAGGCGGGGGTATGCTGTCGGTGGCTATACCTGAGTTTCGATTGCCTCGCAGGGTTATTCAACAGGAGATTGATTATATTGCCAAGCGTGGAGTAGACATAAGGTATGACATGCCTATCGGTGTGACCTACACAGTGGATGACCTTCTAAAGAAAGATGGTTACTCAGCCGTGTTTATCGCTGCTGGTGCTCAGAGAAGCCAGCGAATAGGCATACCTGGTGAACTGGAGGACGTTGAGGGTTTCCACTACGGGCTGAGGTTCTTGAGAGATGTTAAAGTGGGCAAGCAGGTTCGAGTCGGGCAGAAAGTGGCGGTCATTGGAGGTGGGAATGTAGCTCTTGATGCTGCGCGTACAGCCCTTCGCCTTGGCGCTGATGAGGTCAACATTTTCTATCGGCGGTCGCGAGAGGAAATGCCAGTGACCGAGGTGGAATATGATGAGGCAGTGGCTGAGGGCGTAGGCATCAATTTCCTCATCAGTCCTACTCGTATAGCCAGTGATAATTGGAAGGTAACCGGCTTGCAGTGCAGCCGTATGCAGTTGGGCGAGATGGATGCCAGTGGGCGCCGCCGCCCGGTGCCGATTCCGGGCTCAGAATTCTTCGCCGAAGCTGATACTGTAATTGCTGCAGTTGGACAAGCTCCTGACCTCTCGTTCTTGCCACCTGACAGCGCTCTCGAGCGGACACGTTGGGAGACACTGGCGGTTGATAGTAATACCTTATCTACTAATGTTCCTGGCGTTTTCGCCGGCGGTGACTTTGTCACTGGCCCGGGCATGGTCATAGATGCTATTGCCGCTGGTAGGAGAGGGGCTTTAGCCATAGATAAATATCTTAAGGCGGATATCACAAGGGTAGAGATGTATGATCTGAAGACCGAGGTCATTGTGGAAGCTGCCACTAAGGTTGAGGAAGAGACGTGGGAGGCGCAACCCCGGCTAGAAGTGCCGACGCTCCCCACCGAAGAAAGGAAGCACAGTTTCGAGGAAATAGAGCTCAGCTTTTCAGAAGAGAAGGCTAAGCAGGAAGCTAAGCGGTGCTTGAGGTGCGACTTGGAGCGATGA
- a CDS encoding 50S ribosomal protein L7/L12 yields the protein MTKEDIIAVVKNMTVLELAELVKALEDEFGVTAAAPMAMAPVAAGAPAAAAAEEEKSEFTVILKEIGENKINVIKAVREVTTLGLKEAKDLVESAPKPVKEGVNKDEAASIKKKLEEAGAKVEVK from the coding sequence ATGACAAAGGAAGACATTATAGCTGTAGTGAAGAATATGACCGTGTTGGAGTTAGCCGAATTGGTTAAGGCTCTGGAGGACGAATTTGGGGTGACTGCAGCGGCACCGATGGCTATGGCACCTGTAGCTGCGGGGGCACCAGCAGCGGCAGCAGCCGAGGAGGAAAAATCGGAGTTCACCGTAATCCTGAAGGAAATCGGCGAGAATAAAATCAATGTGATTAAGGCGGTGCGAGAGGTGACCACTCTGGGTCTAAAAGAGGCTAAAGATTTGGTGGAGAGTGCCCCTAAACCAGTCAAAGAAGGTGTCAATAAGGATGAAGCGGCTTCTATCAAGAAGAAGCTTGAGGAAGCTGGGGCCAAGGTGGAGGTTAAATAG